The Vibrio tapetis subsp. tapetis genome segment TAACTGACTGTTGTACCGTTGAAAACTTTGCAACCTCATGGCTCGCGCCTTCATTTCGTTGCAGTGGAACCAAGCCGCAACCTTTGCGGTAACACCATTGGCCAAAATAGTTATTAGCCTGTGTTGCAAATCTTGACGTGCCCCAAGCGGATTCATTCGCAGCTTGAATCATCACCATACTCGGAGGCAACACATTGACCCTTTCCAAGGCTTGCTCAATCCATTCATCCGTTAAGGCATTATCCGGCAGTGAAAGTTGGTACATCTTCCCAATCCGAGTAACGTATTTACGATGTTCATCAGTAATCGAACCGTCACTTAGTGCACTTTTAGCGGCAAGTAATGCATTTCTTTCATTTAACACACGCCCATTTTCAATGTCTATTTTGGGTTTGAGATAACCGAAAAATGCCTTTTTCTTCTCATTAACATCAGCAATTGCTTTAAAGTCAGGTTTACCTGATACGTTTTCCACCACAACAGGCGGCGTGTCTTTAGTGTTTTCAATAGGAAGAACCGACACCGGCTGTTGTTGGTTTTGTTGAATAAGTAAAAACCCAAGCACGCCTAAGCTAACAAGCACCCCAATAACGACGACATTTATGGTTTTTTTACGCATCAAACGAACCTGGGTGATTACGATCTGAATCTGAGTCTGTCGCAATCGGCGTATCTGATGCCACGACTTTCAAGCGAATACCGAACATATTTCGATAGAGAATACCTTTCACATGGAAGAAGAATGGCACAACAAAAATCAAACCGATCCCATAGAATAATGTCGCGACAACAAACATCAGCGTCACCATCATGTAGATCCCAGCAATTGGGAAAATCTTCTTGTTGATAGCTCTAAGTGATAACAACATTGATTGCATAGGAGCAACGCGCTTCTCACAAATTAGCAGTATCGACTGGCTAAATGCCATTGTTAAGTAGAAAGAAACAAACGGCAGCAACACACTTGCGATGGCTTGCATCATCAAACTAAACAGTGTCGCGATAATAACAGGGATAGTGAACTGTAAACCTTTTGCCATGTGGCGAGGCTTTGTCGTTAACCCGGCAGCGTGGCTCATCGCCATTAAGCTAATACCCGCATAAAGTGGTGCACTGATTACTTCGTAGCTAAAGTTAGCCATAAAAATGGACTGAAGGATGCGTTCATCAAACAACAGCGGATCTTTTACCGCCTCTAACAGCACGGACGGATCACCCAATTGTAATTTTAATGCGATGTAGAAAATTACCGCTTGCATAAAAATGAGAAAAACTATCGCAGGAGAAAAAGTTAAAAAGTGCTTAATCGTGTATTTCCAAGCCTCTTGAAACACAGCGGTAGGGCTAAGCTCATAGTCACCTGAAAGAGCCTTTTCTACACTGCCACCAAGGTTAAAATCTTTTTCTATATCTTCGTTATTCATAATATTTCCGTGGCAGGTTTAGGGCTGCCAGATTAAGTATGGTCGCTATTATACGTGAAGGTCGCAATCTCGTAACAAGAAGTATGCAATAAGCGCTTTTTTTTATTGCAATAATGGCGAATAATTAGACAGTTCATGCCAAACAATCATCTTCTATCGAGTATGGTAGAACTTATTGAATAAAACACGCAAAAAAAAGTTGTTTCAGAGTAAGAAATTTCTTTGCGGATCAGAAGATGGGATTTATGATGCGTGCCCGATTAGTCGCGTACTTATAGCCTTGGTTTTTAGGCTTGTATAGGAGAAAGACAGACATTGAAAAAACCAACACATGTAGTTGAACTTACTAACATTAGTAAGAGTTTTGACGGAAAGCAGATCATTGGCAATTTGAACCTAAATGTAAATCATGGTGAGTTCCTCACTATTTTAGGTCCATCAGGGTGCGGTAAAACAACCGTCCTTAGAATGATCGCTGGATTTGAAACCGCTGACAGCGGAAGTATGCATCTTGCAAGCAAGGATGTTACTTCAGTTCCCGCTGAACAGAGGCATGTAAACACGGTATTTCAAAGTTACGCATTATTCCCACACATGACGGTGTTCGATAACGTTGCATTCGGTTTAAAAATGCAACAAGTCCCCTCTTTGGAGATTGAACCTCGTGTGAAAGAAGCACTTAAAATGGTACGCCTGGACCACATGGCTGATCGTAAGCCACACCAGCTATCTGGGGGGCAGCAACAACGCGTAGCCATTGCTCGCGCTGTCGTTAACAAACCAAAAGTGTTGTTACTCGATGAATCATTGTCGGCACTCGATTACAAGTTGCGTAAACAAATGCAGATCGAGCTAAAACAACTGCAACGTCAACTGGGCATTACTTTTATTTTTGTTACTCACGATCAAGAAGAAGCGTTGTCGATGTCAGACCGAATTATCGTAATGAAAGACGGTAATATTGAACAAGACGGCACACCCCGTGAGATATATGAAGAACCAAAAAATCTGTTCGTAGCAAAATTCATTGGCGAGATAAACGTTTTCCAAACCAGAGCTATTGAGCGTTTAGATGAAAAGCGAATTAAAGCTGAAATTGAAGGCATCAACTCTGTTGTTTACTACGATCAACCAATAGAACAAGGTCAGTTGCTTCAAGTATTACTAAGACCTGAAGATCTTAGATTAGAAGAAATCAAAGAGTCTGAACAAAAAG includes the following:
- a CDS encoding glucosaminidase domain-containing protein; the encoded protein is MRKKTINVVVIGVLVSLGVLGFLLIQQNQQQPVSVLPIENTKDTPPVVVENVSGKPDFKAIADVNEKKKAFFGYLKPKIDIENGRVLNERNALLAAKSALSDGSITDEHRKYVTRIGKMYQLSLPDNALTDEWIEQALERVNVLPPSMVMIQAANESAWGTSRFATQANNYFGQWCYRKGCGLVPLQRNEGASHEVAKFSTVQQSVNAYFMNINRNRAYQNLRNKRLVLEKEGASLQSDDTALALINELGQYSERGADYIDELKAMVRHNSKFWSKNGS
- the potA gene encoding spermidine/putrescine ABC transporter ATP-binding protein PotA translates to MGERQTLKKPTHVVELTNISKSFDGKQIIGNLNLNVNHGEFLTILGPSGCGKTTVLRMIAGFETADSGSMHLASKDVTSVPAEQRHVNTVFQSYALFPHMTVFDNVAFGLKMQQVPSLEIEPRVKEALKMVRLDHMADRKPHQLSGGQQQRVAIARAVVNKPKVLLLDESLSALDYKLRKQMQIELKQLQRQLGITFIFVTHDQEEALSMSDRIIVMKDGNIEQDGTPREIYEEPKNLFVAKFIGEINVFQTRAIERLDEKRIKAEIEGINSVVYYDQPIEQGQLLQVLLRPEDLRLEEIKESEQKGIVGHVVERTYKGMTLDSVVELESGLRVMVSEFFNEDDPDVDHSLGQKVAVTWVESWEVVLADEEA